The Gemmatimonadaceae bacterium nucleotide sequence CGAGAGTCGCGCCATCGACCTGGACGGCAACGAGCGCGTGATCAAGAGCATCGAGTTCTGGTATGATGCCAATACCATTCGCGGTCGGCGCGCAGGTTCGCGTATTCGGCATGCGATAGCGCAACGCATCGCGACGCTTACGGGCGCGCACCATCTAGCGGGCGCGCCGCCCCCACGCAGCCACCGACGAGTCGGCCAGCGCCCACGTGGCCAGTCGGTCGCACGCGGGAACGAGGTGCGGCGCAGCGGCGCGCGAATCGCGCTGGTACGCCATGGCGGCGCCCAGCGCGCAATGCGCCATGGCGCGGCGTGGGTGGTCCCGCGGATATCTCGCGTCAAACCGTGCCACCGCCGCGGTCAATCGGTTGAGCGCTACGGCGTGTTGTGCGTTCGCCATGGCCGCCATGCCGGCATACATCGCCGCGTCGCCATGCCAGCGCGAGGCCTGGGCCAATGTCGGCAACAGGGCGTTGAGCGCCACGACACTGGCCGGAGCCTCGCGCGCGCGGCCCAGGCGGAGCAACATGGGCACGCGCTGGGCCTCCATGTAGGCAGCCAGCGCGGAGTCGCCTGCCATGCGACGCCGAGCGACCACCGAGTCGAGCAGGGCGAGTCCGGCCTTCGGCTTCCCTCCCGCGCTGACGATGATGGCCAGGTTGCGCAGACTGTTGTCGATCAACTCGTGTGACGGGTCCATGCGCGTCCTGAGTTGCGTGATGGACTCGCGTTCTTCGGTCTCCGCTTTGGCGAACTGTCCGAGATTGGCGTGGATGACGGCTAACTGTTCCAGCGAACGCGCCACGCCCTCTGCGCCAATCGTCGTCTTCCGTTCATAGGTGAGAATTTCGGTGGCCAGCCGTTCCGCCGCCGTCCAGTTGGCCAGCTCGTTTTCCGTGGCCGCCAGATTGCCGAGCGTGCTGAGTCGCGTGACGTGGTCGGGCGGCAATCGGGCATCGAGGATGCGCAACGCCGCCGAGAACAGCGCTCGCGCTTCGGCGAATTCGCCGCGTACGAAGTGCTGCGCGCCCTGCGCATCCAGCAGGGTGGCGATGCTCAGCGAGTCACGCCCCGTGCCGATTTTCGCGCGCAGCGCGATCGATGTGTCGATCAATGCGGTGGCGACTTCCGGGTTGGTGGTCGCCGTGGCGAGGTCGACGTAGGCCGACGCCACGTCGTCATTCCCGGTCCCGAGCGTGGTGCGCATTTCCCCCAGCACGCTGTCCAGCAAGGGGCGGGCGACCTGCGGACCGCGGTGCGAGAACATCGCCCGCGCAAGGCTCTGTCGGGTGCGCAGGACTTCGATGTGTCGCGCTCCCAGTGCCGTCTGTCCTCGCCGGTAGGCGGCGGCCAACAACGATTCCGCGATGGCGTACTCGCCGCGGCTGGCGCGCACGTCGGCCATGACACGCCGCAAGCGAAGCTGACGCTCGGGTTGTTCGGTGAGGGATTCCAGTTCCGTGTCGGCGCGATCGAGAAACGACTTGACGCGCATGGTGTCTCCACCAGGGAGCACCCGGGGATCGGACTGCTTCAACAGATCGGTGAGAACGCGAACAACGTCCTCGGCCATGGCCTGCTCGCGCACCGCAGTATCCCGCTCACGGGACCGGGCGCGGGCCTGCAGGGAAGCCACTATGCCGGATGCGGCCAGCAGCACCACGAATGCCGTTGCCCCGGCGACCGCGCCGCGATTGCGCCGGACAAACTGCCGAGCCCGATACGTGAAGGTATCCCGCTGCGCGCGCACGGGCATACGGCCGATCCACCGTGTGACGTCTTCGGCAAACTGTTCGGCCGAACCGTATCGACGATCCGGTTCCTTGCGCAGCGCCATGCCCACGATGCGATCAAGATCGCCGCGAATGCGCGCGTTCAGGCAACCGGGTGGCGACGGCGCTGGGCGTTGGCGGTTCGTAGTGCACGATGGCGTGCTCCAGATCGCTGGCCGACCGTCCGGCGCCACGAAATGGACGCACGCCGGTCACCAATTCGAACAGGAGCACGCCCAGACCATAGACATCGGTGGCCGTACTGACTGGTTCACCGCGCACCTGCTCGGGCGCGGCATGCTCCGGCGTCAGCAGGCGATGCGACGTCTGGGTGCGGTCCGGCGCGGCGTCGTTGCGGTCGAGCAGTTTGGCGATGCCGAAGTCCAGCAAGACCGGCCGGCCATCCGTGGAGACCAGGATGTTGGACGGCTTGATATCCCGATGCACGATGAGTCGCACGTGCGCGTGATGCACCGCGTGCGCCACGGTCGTGAACAGGCGGAGTCGGCTGTCGAGATCCAGGTGATGTTCATCGCAGTACCGCGTGATCGGCACGCCATCCACGAACTGCATGGCCAGGAATGGACGGCCATCAGGTGCGGTGCCTCCGTCGACAATGGCGGAGATGTTGGGGTGTGACAGACGGGCCAGCAACATGCGCTCCGTGCGAAAGCGACGCAGTGCCGCCACGCCGCGCACATCGTGTCGCATGACCTTGATGGCCACCGTCTGGCTGAAATCCCCGTCCGCCCGGGATGCCCGGTACACTTCGCCCATGCCGCCGTGGCCGATGGGATCGCCAATGCGCCAGGCGCCCACGCGCGTGCCGGCGGGCAGGGCGTCCGAATCGCCCGTGGCATCATCCTCCCACGAGAGCAGCTTGCGCTCAAGGGAGAGCTCCGCCGAATCCTCAACCGCGGCCAGCATCGCGCGCAGTTCCCGCTCGAGCGCATGGTCGCCACCGCAGGCTTCGCGCAGGAAGGCGCGTCGCGATTCGTCGGGTTGCGCCAACGCCCGTTCAAACAGATCGGCGAGTCTGTCCCAGTCAGAATGCGTCACGGGGTGAATCCGACAAAGTGCGAGTGCGTCTGGCGGCGGGGGTTATCCATGCCATACATGGCGTCATCGTCGACGGGAGATGGACACCGTCAGCGTGACTCATCCTCCAACACCATCGGTC carries:
- a CDS encoding tetratricopeptide repeat protein, whose protein sequence is MGMALRKEPDRRYGSAEQFAEDVTRWIGRMPVRAQRDTFTYRARQFVRRNRGAVAGATAFVVLLAASGIVASLQARARSRERDTAVREQAMAEDVVRVLTDLLKQSDPRVLPGGDTMRVKSFLDRADTELESLTEQPERQLRLRRVMADVRASRGEYAIAESLLAAAYRRGQTALGARHIEVLRTRQSLARAMFSHRGPQVARPLLDSVLGEMRTTLGTGNDDVASAYVDLATATTNPEVATALIDTSIALRAKIGTGRDSLSIATLLDAQGAQHFVRGEFAEARALFSAALRILDARLPPDHVTRLSTLGNLAATENELANWTAAERLATEILTYERKTTIGAEGVARSLEQLAVIHANLGQFAKAETEERESITQLRTRMDPSHELIDNSLRNLAIIVSAGGKPKAGLALLDSVVARRRMAGDSALAAYMEAQRVPMLLRLGRAREAPASVVALNALLPTLAQASRWHGDAAMYAGMAAMANAQHAVALNRLTAAVARFDARYPRDHPRRAMAHCALGAAMAYQRDSRAAAPHLVPACDRLATWALADSSVAAWGRRAR
- a CDS encoding serine/threonine protein kinase, translating into MTHSDWDRLADLFERALAQPDESRRAFLREACGGDHALERELRAMLAAVEDSAELSLERKLLSWEDDATGDSDALPAGTRVGAWRIGDPIGHGGMGEVYRASRADGDFSQTVAIKVMRHDVRGVAALRRFRTERMLLARLSHPNISAIVDGGTAPDGRPFLAMQFVDGVPITRYCDEHHLDLDSRLRLFTTVAHAVHHAHVRLIVHRDIKPSNILVSTDGRPVLLDFGIAKLLDRNDAAPDRTQTSHRLLTPEHAAPEQVRGEPVSTATDVYGLGVLLFELVTGVRPFRGAGRSASDLEHAIVHYEPPTPSAVATRLPERAHSRRS